CGGCATTGGTATGGCTTTGGGGGTAGGTCGGATTGGGGCGATTTTAGGTCCGATTTTATGCGGCTGGCTTTTAAGTTTGCATCTACCCATTGAATATAATTTTATCGCTCTAGCCATCCCTTGTGTGCTGGCAACCTTAAGTGTTATTGCCATAAGTATTTGCAATCGAACTAAACGCGTAATGCTAAATTCAAGTATATCTCCATAAGAATGAAGCATTTTTTTCCTATAAAAGGAACTAAACTCTAAACAAAGAAGTTAAAGTCTTTGTTTAGAGTATTTAAAGGATCAGAACCATGGATTTAGGTTTGATTAAAGTTTTTGTCTGTATTTATGAGTCTCGGCATATTAGTAAAGCTGCTGATAAATTAAATTTGAGTCAGCCTTCTGTGACTTATAATTTGAATCGTTTACGCCGTCAGTTAAATGATGAGTTGTTTACCCGAAGCCGAGGTGGGGTCGAACCGACAAAAGTTGCGCATGAGCTTTATCCAATTTTTCATCAAGCAATTTTTAATATTGAATCAGCGATCGCTCAAGCACAGGAATTTCGTCCTGAAAATTCAAATAAAACTTTCCGAATCGGACTCTCTGACGCAGGGGAAATTTGTCTTTTGCCTAGTCTTATGGCTTTTTTGCAGAAAACAGCACCCTATATTCAAATTGAGATTGAAGAGATTCAGTCGTCTAAGGTTGAACAGTGGCTTATTGACGGCTTTTTAGATCTAGCCGTATTTAATAGTACGCAGACCATAATGCCTAAAATAGAAACGCGTACTTTATTTGAAGAAAGATATGTATGCATTGCTAGAGCTGACCACCCAAGGCTACAGCAGCAACTGACGTTAGAGCAATATTTGCAAGAAGATCATGTGGCTATCAAATCATCTACAGGACATATCCAAGTTGAGCAATATTTAAAAACAATGGATTTAAAGCGACGAATTCGTTTAGAGGTCCCACATTTTAGTGTTTTACAAGGGGTTGTGCAGAGTTCAGATATGTTGGTGACCTTACCATCGCGAGCAGCTCGGCATTATTTAGCCCATGGTAATGTCCAAATGTTTGAATTACCTTTTGCTATGGATTCTTTTAAAGTGAGCTTGAACTGGTTTAATCGTAGTGATGATATTATTGCCAGAAAATGGCTGATTCAATCTGTCGGTCAAATATTTGAGGTTTTATAAAACTAGTTAATGCTATTTAAAATCTCATTTTCAGTGGAATGGGGAATATTTGAGAATTTAAAGTTCTTTCCAATTTATTATTAAATTTTGATAGCATTCGCGTTATATACAATAAGAACTTTATATGAATTATGACCGATCAATTAAGAGCAAAATTTGAAAATTTAGAACTTAACGCAGGATTAGGGAAAATTAGCGCCTTTATTTCAATGTCGCTCAGCTTACTTTGTCTATTTGGTGCATTATGTTTTTTATTTCCCAGTGTATTAACCACCCCAGAACTCCGTCCTATTTACGCAAAACACTATAATCTTTTTTATTATGGGCTGATCACAGGCATTATTATTAGCGCTGGCTTTGGTGCATTTAGTGCAATTATTCGTCAAAACCGATATGGTTTTTATGGGTTATGTTTTTCACTTGTGGCAGCGGTTTTGGGCTGTGGTGTAATTGAAGCACCCGTTTTACCAAGTGTGCCGTTTTATGCAGGTATCGATTATTTTGTACTAACTTTATTTATTTTAGCCTTTGTTTTTATTCCACTTGAAGGTTTTTTTGCTAAAAATCCTGAACAAAAAATATTAAGAGTAGGGTGGGTGACCGATATGAAATATTTCATGGTCAGCCATATTGGCATTCAATTATTTAGCTTTTTAACCGTCATGCCAATTCAATATTGGATTACGCATCTACCTGATAATCCAATTGTGCCTTATGTACAAGCTCAACCAATTTGGCTGCAATTTATTGAGTTGCTCATTGTGGTCGATTTTACGGTGTACTGGTTACATCGGGCTATGCATGAGGTTAATTTCTTATGGCGCTTTCACGCAATTCATCATTCGACTGAATATATGGATTGGTTAGCATCTTCTCGTTTGCATGTCATTGAAGTGCTCATGACTCGCTTCATTGCTACTTTACCGATTTTCCTGCTGGGTTTTCATACTTCGGCTGTTTTTGCCTATTTAGTCTTCATTTCATTCCACGCTATTTTCATTCATTCCAATGTGCGTTTTCGCTTTCCATATTTACGCTGGATTATCGCAACGCCAGAATTTCATCATTGGCATCATTCTTCAGAAAAACCTGCCATTGATAAAAATTACGCCGCTTTTATTCCTCTATACGATGTTATTTTTAAAAGCGTATATATGCCTAGTCACTTGGCGACTGTATATGGGACGGTGGGTTATAAAATCCCAAATAGTTTTATAAAACAGTTTACTTGGCCCTTTAAAAAGTATGTAAAGCGTTTTTTGAAACCTTGGCGTGATCAGTAAAGTAAAAAAGCCTCAATGGAGGCTTTTTTTTAATCATTATTTGCTTTTAATATTTTTAAAAATCATCACAAGTGCAATCAGAGCAAGACCAATAATTAAACTCATATAAATGTTGGCACTGTTCATGAGTCCAATTTTACCCACAAAGTAACCTGCTAAAATTGCTGGAATACTAAAAGCCAAATAACTTTCTACAAAAAAAGCAGCCATGAGTCCTGCGCGTTCTTCGGGTAAAGCTAGAGGCATGACTGTACGAATTGCACCCATAAAAGCCGTACCAAAACCTACCCCAGTAATAATAGAGCCCAAGAGTAAAATTACGGCACTGGTAAAATTAATCGCTAGAAATAAAACGGTTGCACCAATAATGATGGATAAGGTACCCGTGAGCAAAATACGAAAGTTGGTAGATTTTCTAAGAGTCAGAATCCCTGCTGCACCTGAAAGGGCGAGTGCCATAAACATAACGCCATTTAGCCAAGCTGAAGATGTGTGAAAAATTTTTGCTAATAAAGAGGGCATAAGTGATAAGAAAAAACCACTGACCATCCAAAGCGCAATATTAATAGGACTAATACTGAATAGAGCACTCCTTGCTTGATGTGGAATAGCCATGTTGGGTTTTAAAGAAGCAAGAGCACCTGATCTTTTGCGTACTGTTTCAGGATTAAAAAAACTTAAAATGAGTTCAACTGCAAACAATACACATAAGAGTTCAAAAACTAGATGTAAAGGTTGAACCGAAAATTGCAGAATAAGGCAAGTAATAAAAATTCCTACCGCCATGCCGACCATGGGAGCAATACTATTAATTAGGGAACCATGATGCTTACTGAAATCTAAAATTGCGGCTCCAATTGCAGAAACAGCAAGACCTGTTGCAATACCTTGTAAGCCACGCGCAATAAATAACATCGAAACATCTGAGGCAAAAAGGAAAAAACTCATTGAAGCAATTTGCAAAAAAATTGCTGAAATAATGACAGGCCGACGTCCGATATAATCAGATAAAGA
This genomic stretch from Acinetobacter pittii harbors:
- a CDS encoding LysR family transcriptional regulator; this translates as MDLGLIKVFVCIYESRHISKAADKLNLSQPSVTYNLNRLRRQLNDELFTRSRGGVEPTKVAHELYPIFHQAIFNIESAIAQAQEFRPENSNKTFRIGLSDAGEICLLPSLMAFLQKTAPYIQIEIEEIQSSKVEQWLIDGFLDLAVFNSTQTIMPKIETRTLFEERYVCIARADHPRLQQQLTLEQYLQEDHVAIKSSTGHIQVEQYLKTMDLKRRIRLEVPHFSVLQGVVQSSDMLVTLPSRAARHYLAHGNVQMFELPFAMDSFKVSLNWFNRSDDIIARKWLIQSVGQIFEVL
- a CDS encoding MFS transporter; protein product: MNNSSSKRSGSVFQLDSKVALTLNTITLMTFMAASSAPTPLYRLYQQTWQFSPVTLTLIFATYAFTLLASLLIIGSLSDYIGRRPVIISAIFLQIASMSFFLFASDVSMLFIARGLQGIATGLAVSAIGAAILDFSKHHGSLINSIAPMVGMAVGIFITCLILQFSVQPLHLVFELLCVLFAVELILSFFNPETVRKRSGALASLKPNMAIPHQARSALFSISPINIALWMVSGFFLSLMPSLLAKIFHTSSAWLNGVMFMALALSGAAGILTLRKSTNFRILLTGTLSIIIGATVLFLAINFTSAVILLLGSIITGVGFGTAFMGAIRTVMPLALPEERAGLMAAFFVESYLAFSIPAILAGYFVGKIGLMNSANIYMSLIIGLALIALVMIFKNIKSK
- a CDS encoding sterol desaturase family protein, which codes for MTDQLRAKFENLELNAGLGKISAFISMSLSLLCLFGALCFLFPSVLTTPELRPIYAKHYNLFYYGLITGIIISAGFGAFSAIIRQNRYGFYGLCFSLVAAVLGCGVIEAPVLPSVPFYAGIDYFVLTLFILAFVFIPLEGFFAKNPEQKILRVGWVTDMKYFMVSHIGIQLFSFLTVMPIQYWITHLPDNPIVPYVQAQPIWLQFIELLIVVDFTVYWLHRAMHEVNFLWRFHAIHHSTEYMDWLASSRLHVIEVLMTRFIATLPIFLLGFHTSAVFAYLVFISFHAIFIHSNVRFRFPYLRWIIATPEFHHWHHSSEKPAIDKNYAAFIPLYDVIFKSVYMPSHLATVYGTVGYKIPNSFIKQFTWPFKKYVKRFLKPWRDQ